Within the Musa acuminata AAA Group cultivar baxijiao chromosome BXJ2-9, Cavendish_Baxijiao_AAA, whole genome shotgun sequence genome, the region CTTATTGTTCTTGTTGTCGTCATGCCAACCGGTCTACTTGTTTCGCAGGCCATTGGCTACGACTTCGACTATGACGATTACCACAGGTTTCGACTCTAAAACTTGCTGCGATTTCTGTGTCTCATGTTTCGTACTGATAGTTTGTGGTTTACCAGCTTCGTTCATGGAAGATTACCGCACGAGAATCTGAAGCCAGACCCTGTTCTCCGGCAACTCTTGCTGAGCCTTCCCATTCGCAAAGTCGTAAGTTCTTCCATTGTTCTACAAAAGCTTCCTCCGTCTCTCTGTCTCTCCAATTCATGGATCTTTCCGGCTGCGATCCAGGTGTTCACGAACGCCGATGAGGTCCATGCCGCGAAGGTGCTGAAGAAGCTGAGACTGGAAGACTGTTTCGAAGGAATCATATGCTTCGAGACTCTCAATCCACCATCCTCCTCCTCTGTGACAGAAACCTCGAGCCAGATCTTCGACATCGTCGAACACTTCGCTCGACCTGACACCGGAGGAATCGAACTGCCGAAGACTCCGATCCTCTGCAAGCCATCGCTCGAAGCCATGGAGTACGCCCTCAGGATCGCCAACATCGATCCCCAGAGAACCGTAAGACGCATCTACGTACGATATCGTCGCTCCTTGAATTCTGTGGCTGATACGATACATTTGTTTACGATGCGTTGCAGGTTTTCTTTGATGACAGCGTGCGGAACGTTCAATCAGGGAAACGCATTGGGCTGCACACTGTGCTGGTAAATCTCTTACCGCCGAATGCTTCATCTCTACCGAGGCATGTGTTTCTCATGGCCTGCTGATTCATGGACGCAGGTGGGCACTGCGCACAAAGTCAAAGGCGCCGACTACGCTTTGGAAAGCATCCATAACATCAGGGAAGCACTGCCCGGGCTGTGGGAGGAGGCCGAGAAATCTGACGGCATTAGGTACTCCAGCAAGGTCGCAATGGAAACATCGGTCACTGCTTAGCTCCTCCCCGTCGAgttcatccatccatccatcatcacTGTGACGAGGGGGAAAGGATTAATCTCCATAAACTGTTCCCATAATTTGTGGTTCGATTGTGTATGTCCAGAAATAAATGTTTTCCTGCAACACATTGTTGGCGTATTTGCTGTTCCTTTCATCGGTTTCCATGAAATACCaccaaaaaagaagaataaataatGCTGGAGAATGGTGTTCGGCCATCAGAATCTCAAGTACAAATTTGCTCTCCATGAATTCAACCGCAACTCCATCAATTATCACCACTCCTTCAACAGTGGTACTCTCTCATTGGCTTGTCAAGGAGAAAGCAACAGGGAGAACTGAACTGCTATGTTCTCCATCACCTAATCAATAATTCCACTAAAAGTCATCATGGAATGATATGATATACACACACAGATCATCTGCTGGTGTGCAGGTCCCCATCAGTCCCCCAAGTCAGTGATCATATCTCACACTCTTTGGAGGCATCCATCACACTCTGTGAACACAGAAAACGACCCCTGAACAAGAGAGCCAAATACAACTGCATCTTTTGCAGCAGTGTATTCCATGTTTCGGAACATGGTTGAAGTTGAATTCCTATGCTATAAAAGTTCAGTGGGGAAAGTTGCAGAAGCATATGTTGGATAACtaaaggtgtgtgtgtgtgtgtgtgtgtgcttggCATGAATGATTTCCTCAACTCTCAGTGACCTAAAAAGGGTGGACTTTATTTCCAACATGTCACTCTCCACTTGTCTTTTCTTTCAGAGAAGCTACAGTTTACCTGTCACTTTTGCATCCATGGCTTCATAATTGTGTACGGCAATATCCATAGATTCTCCTTCCCATCGATGGAAAACATTAAATGATAATAATTTAGGAGACATAATTATTTATGAAAAGACAAGAATTTCTTTCAGGAAAATTATTAGGTTTTTCTTATGACATCTGTATTGTGGTTGCAATGAGTTTGGAATGCAAATTCTATACATGACATATTGGGGATCCCTTCATAATCAATCATCTCACCGTCATCTTTCTTATCAATATAAGCAAGGATGAACAATTTTGGAGTgacttttttatgatgattataGGGTACCTCAAAAAATAGAATTTGTATTTGCTTTGGTCAAATCAATTTTCagataaaaaaattgaaaataaaataaaatattttgaagtgATAGACACATCAACTTATTGAATTTAAATCACaatccaaaaaatacttgaggtgAAATTGATCACCTTATAGACTAATCTAAATCTTTTATATGAGATTAAACTGGAGGAGTTGGAGTTATCAATATAAATAAACACACCCCTCAAGTGAGAAGGTTTGATTCCAAGGCTGCACATGATATGGATGATGACTTGTTAGGCAGAGTCTGCAAGTGGTGATGGAACTATTGCAGGTGTTTGATCAAATGATTCATAGTGTACTCTACTACTTGGCTTCAGTGTTTGCAATGTTCAGTAGTAGTACATTGTACTACTACTTGTCCATCATACTGGCTGCAATGGATGGATGTTTGGTGTCCAATTCTCAATTATCTAACTTTAAAGCAAGAAATCATATCTTTGACCAACAATAACCTATAAAAACCTGATGGATGAATTTGCTTGATTAACAAAGATATCATTTTGAGAATTCTTTTCATGAAGAAATGAGATCCTTTCAAGTATGCACTTCACAATTTTCatatgtatacaaataaaaaCACTTGAGAGACTTAAAGAGTTTCCTTTCTTTAAAAGATTCAGAGTGGCTCCAGAGAATTTGTAGTAGTATACAAGAGGTTCTAGAGTTGAGTTAAAGCTAACAGAAAATAATTAGCTTACTTGCATGGATTATTATTACATAATAGAGAACATGATTTTTTATGGATTgtattttagtttatatttttatttgttattgatttgGTACCAAACCCTGAAACATAAATTAGATGATGGTGAATACATgcattaataaaagaaaaaaaaatagaggcaGAATTTTGCAACCATGTAATTGATAAAGGAGTAAATAAAGAGCACAATAAATCTATTAGCTTGCATagacaaaacaaaaaaagaaaaaagaaaaaagtgcagaaaataattaataataattataaagatgatttttttttttaaaattataatagaatagtttttaatttttgaaataatcaaaggagacttatttttaatttatttttcaatgttGAATTTACCTTTTTGGGATCTTTAAATATCCAACCTTTCCAAGTTTAGAAATACTTTACTCTACCTTACacatttttatataatatttatgtttctccaattatcatgaaaatttataTCTATCTCTTTCATTAACATTCttccaaaaaatatatagttaAACATAATTAGCTAATTACAGTTAATCTATGTTCATGTGAAAATATCTTACAtacttaaattaataaaaaatatttttttgataagatTTTGAGATCGAATACTTAATCAAAACACTttcgaaaaaaacaaaaaaattaattatagccAACATTAGTtagattaaattatatatatatatattgatacttAAGACATCCCTAATATTcttataataatcataataaatttCTAAAGCATATCAAACATATCTAAAAATTTCATTAATAGTCAAAACGAAAATTGCTTgcatatttttaaatttagagGGGTGATTACAAAAACTATATGTTTCAAGGGATATATTTGCAATGTTTTCATTACGTCAGCCAAAACGGAGGGCTTTGTTATCATTTCAGGAACTTAGGGGGCTTTTTGTTAATTTGACCGGGTTTCAACTCCTCCACGTTCTTATTCTCCGTTCGTTCTGCCGTGTCGACCCCTCGCTGTTTCCAACGCCGGGAGCAGCCAGGAGAAGGGGGCGCTAACTCGTGGATCCGTGCTCGCTTCGCGTGGATCCGAGCTTCGAAGTTGCAGATCCGCCGGCGGTGGGGCTCCGATCCATCCGACCTTCTTCTTCCGCTCGCGATTCGGGGATCCGTGGCTTTTGAGTTTGGATTAGGGTTGTCGTCATGGGTTCGAAAGATGAGAAGCCCGTGGGTGGTGGGTTCTTCTCCGCGATCACGTCGAGCGTTCGGAACTGGGGCAGCGCGATGCATAAATCCGTAAATGGGTACGAGTTTTCTCAAGATCTGTTGCCTCTTTACCTGAACATTTTCCTGAGTCTGTTTCTGTTAAATTGAACTGTTCTTGATGTGCTTGAAGGTGGCCGTATATTTCATGGGGGAGCTTGTCCATGTTGTCTAACTTTTTGTTCTTGAAGTATTGAGCTATAGACTCTGgatttcttttgatgaattatgttTCATAAGGTGATTACTCTGTACTTGATATCAAAGAAGAGGTGATTGATGCTCATAAGTAAGTGATTTTTTACTTGTGTGGTGATGAAATGGAGTTGAGCCAGGGAAAAATGATACTTAAGTGCACAAGCAATAGAATAGTGAATTATTAGTAGAAAAAGTTCTTTGCACTTGAATAGTATTGTGGCGGCAAAATGTGGCTAAATCATCGCATTTTAACATCTTGTTTGTGGACCTATTTGAAGAACTTTATTGCATGGTTCGTATTATCGGTTTGTACTGGTGTATCGATTAGCTGTCGGTATGATATGTACTGAGCAGTACCGACATATAGTACATGAGAGCATATTAATGTATTACTTGTACCGGTCTCCTATCGAACCGGTATATACTgcttgtaccgagcggtatgtcaCGGTATGACAAACCTTACTTTATTATATCAtgatattattaattgattttatttgaGAAAAATCTTTCCCGTTATCACGTTCAGGCCTAGAGAAACAGTAGAGTGTGCGTTGATTACTAGTCTTCCATTTGATAGGTTATAAATTCCACTGCTATTAGATCTTGCTTCCTTGTTGTTAACTGCTTATCATTGAGTAAATGATTGCTTGTGAGTAGCAAAAGGTTTCTATACTTTCATCTTCTTCCATCAACCCAGTTCCTACTACATTTTATTGTTGTCTGTTGGTACCAACCATTTGGCCTGGTAACCATATCAAAATAAGAAAAAACAATGTGGTTTAATATGTTTTGTGGCTTAATATTGGCTGTCTTTATTGCAATGCTGGGTTGGTTCTTGCATAAAAGATTCAAGTTTTTAGCTGTGTTGAATTAGTTACCGAACATagcaaaaaataatttaattggtATGGCTCAGGCTATTGGGTTATGAAGGACTTGAAGTTATCAATCCTGATGGAGGCACTGAAGATGCAGAGGCAGAAGCCCAACGTGGAAGGTGGAAGCAAGAGGTATTGTTGTCTTTAGTT harbors:
- the LOC135622457 gene encoding uncharacterized protein LOC135622457 isoform X3; this encodes MYLKLLIEIKMEYEDRCRQSQRGKYDCLLFDLDDTLYPLSSGIAIQCRNNIGDYLVEKLGIEENKVSALCNLLYKNYGTTMAGLKAIGYDFDYDDYHSFVHGRLPHENLKPDPVLRQLLLSLPIRKVKPRARSSTSSNTSLDLTPEESNCRRLRSSASHRSKPWSTPSGSPTSIPREPFSLMTACGTFNQGNALGCTLCWWALRTKSKAPTTLWKASITSGKHCPGCGRRPRNLTALGTPARSQWKHRSLLSSSPSSSSIHPSSL
- the LOC135622457 gene encoding uncharacterized protein C24B11.05-like isoform X1, translating into MYLKLLIEIKMEYEDRCRQSQRGKYDCLLFDLDDTLYPLSSGIAIQCRNNIGDYLVEKLGIEENKVSALCNLLYKNYGTTMAGLKAIGYDFDYDDYHSFVHGRLPHENLKPDPVLRQLLLSLPIRKVVFTNADEVHAAKVLKKLRLEDCFEGIICFETLNPPSSSSVTETSSQIFDIVEHFARPDTGGIELPKTPILCKPSLEAMEYALRIANIDPQRTVFFDDSVRNVQSGKRIGLHTVLVGTAHKVKGADYALESIHNIREALPGLWEEAEKSDGIRYSSKVAMETSVTA
- the LOC135622457 gene encoding uncharacterized protein C24B11.05-like isoform X2, which encodes MEYEDRCRQSQRGKYDCLLFDLDDTLYPLSSGIAIQCRNNIGDYLVEKLGIEENKVSALCNLLYKNYGTTMAGLKAIGYDFDYDDYHSFVHGRLPHENLKPDPVLRQLLLSLPIRKVVFTNADEVHAAKVLKKLRLEDCFEGIICFETLNPPSSSSVTETSSQIFDIVEHFARPDTGGIELPKTPILCKPSLEAMEYALRIANIDPQRTVFFDDSVRNVQSGKRIGLHTVLVGTAHKVKGADYALESIHNIREALPGLWEEAEKSDGIRYSSKVAMETSVTA